Proteins encoded by one window of Candidatus Nezhaarchaeota archaeon:
- the hisB gene encoding imidazoleglycerol-phosphate dehydratase HisB — translation MRRAKVEKKTLETHIEVEVNIDGSGLCEVETGFLLLDHMLRTLAFHSSIDLNVKVIEGDLEHHIAEDIGLALGEAIAKALGEREGIARFGWALVPMDEALALVALDLSSRPSPHIDLGLKDNYVEDMKVEDLEHFLRSMATSARMSMHVKILSGENDHHKVEAVFKAIALALRQAVAISRSGIPSLKGLM, via the coding sequence GTGAGAAGGGCCAAGGTTGAGAAGAAGACCTTAGAGACTCACATCGAGGTGGAAGTCAACATTGATGGATCCGGTTTATGTGAGGTTGAGACGGGCTTTCTACTTCTAGATCACATGCTCAGGACTCTAGCATTTCACAGCTCCATTGACCTAAACGTTAAGGTTATTGAGGGCGACTTGGAGCACCACATTGCTGAAGATATTGGATTAGCACTCGGCGAAGCAATAGCAAAAGCACTTGGTGAGAGGGAGGGTATTGCTAGGTTTGGATGGGCCCTTGTGCCGATGGATGAAGCTCTCGCACTAGTCGCTTTAGATCTATCGAGTAGACCCTCACCCCATATAGATCTAGGTTTAAAGGACAATTATGTTGAGGACATGAAGGTCGAGGACCTTGAACACTTCTTAAGGTCCATGGCGACCTCAGCCAGAATGTCAATGCACGTGAAGATCTTGAGCGGAGAGAATGACCATCACAAGGTAGAAGCAGTATTTAAGGCTATCGCACTGGCTCTAAGACAAGCCGTAGCTATAAGTCGCAGTGGCATTCCCAGCTTGAAGGGCTTAATGTAG
- the hisC gene encoding histidinol-phosphate transaminase: protein MSIEAYVNPYVKKLKRYEVKETTLKPLEAYKLDANENFVLDEEWIRGVVEKAIKKVDVRLYPPAYAMKAVNAIADFLGLSRDNIIVDNGSDAIIDLIAKCFVGRGRAVIVEPTFEMYRFYVEAIGGIAESFNMSSNFTIDVEDLLVKAREAKAIFIASPNNPTGTQHPRDVIETVIEGFKGVVVIDEAYSDFGDFNLKDLPLKYENAIILRSFSKVAGLAGLRIGYAIVNKAVHNFISNLQSPYSVNSIAQEVVCFILENWTIVKEAVEKIKAERARVFRELLSIKGVRPYDSRANFILFKVEGMSSAELTEKLALKGFYVRERSADPILKNCIRVTIGPKDVNDKFLSALSEILES, encoded by the coding sequence TTGAGCATTGAAGCCTACGTTAATCCATACGTAAAGAAGCTTAAGAGGTATGAGGTCAAGGAGACGACCTTAAAGCCTTTAGAAGCATATAAGCTAGACGCGAATGAGAACTTCGTCCTGGATGAGGAGTGGATTAGGGGGGTTGTTGAGAAGGCCATTAAGAAGGTGGATGTAAGGCTATACCCGCCGGCTTATGCCATGAAGGCCGTGAATGCCATAGCTGATTTCTTAGGGCTCTCAAGAGACAACATAATAGTTGATAATGGGAGTGACGCTATAATAGACCTTATAGCGAAGTGCTTTGTGGGTCGTGGAAGAGCAGTCATAGTCGAGCCGACCTTTGAAATGTACAGGTTCTACGTTGAAGCCATCGGCGGCATTGCTGAGAGCTTCAATATGAGCAGCAACTTCACAATAGACGTAGAAGACCTTCTCGTTAAAGCTCGTGAAGCCAAAGCAATCTTCATAGCCTCACCAAACAACCCAACCGGGACTCAGCATCCAAGGGACGTCATAGAGACAGTGATTGAGGGGTTTAAGGGGGTGGTGGTTATTGATGAAGCCTACTCAGACTTTGGAGACTTCAATTTAAAGGACCTGCCTTTGAAATATGAGAACGCCATAATCTTGAGGTCCTTCTCAAAGGTTGCTGGGCTAGCTGGGCTAAGGATTGGCTACGCCATAGTTAACAAGGCAGTTCACAACTTCATTAGCAACCTTCAATCCCCATACTCTGTAAACTCGATAGCTCAAGAGGTTGTCTGCTTTATCCTAGAGAATTGGACCATCGTAAAGGAGGCTGTGGAGAAGATTAAGGCAGAGAGGGCTAGAGTGTTTAGAGAACTATTGTCGATTAAAGGTGTGAGGCCTTACGACTCAAGGGCCAACTTCATATTATTCAAGGTTGAAGGCATGAGCTCGGCAGAGTTAACTGAGAAGCTAGCCTTAAAGGGCTTTTACGTCAGGGAGAGGAGCGCAGACCCTATCCTGAAGAATTGTATAAGGGTGACGATAGGACCTAAGGACGTGAATGATAAGTTCTTAAGCGCATTAAGTGAGATACTAGAGTCGTGA
- the hisH gene encoding imidazole glycerol phosphate synthase subunit HisH, protein MVTIAIIDYGAGNLRSVKRAFEKVGATVSVTLKPEDIAMADAIVLPGVGSFKSAMENLKPIIQLLYESMREGKPMLGICLGLHLYFEWSEEGWVKGLSFIEGYVDRLPNNVKVPHMGWNTIKVEKASPLIDNVPSGAYVYFVHSYKVNMHDNRSVIATTNYGVEFPSIIDVKSQIFGTQFHPEKSGKIGLTMLKNFVELIRR, encoded by the coding sequence ATGGTGACAATAGCGATCATAGATTATGGGGCCGGCAATTTAAGGAGCGTTAAAAGGGCTTTTGAGAAAGTAGGTGCAACGGTATCAGTAACCCTTAAACCAGAGGACATAGCGATGGCTGATGCCATAGTACTGCCAGGTGTTGGCTCATTTAAGAGTGCTATGGAGAACCTTAAGCCTATAATTCAGCTACTATATGAGTCGATGAGAGAAGGAAAGCCGATGCTAGGTATATGTCTAGGCCTTCACCTATACTTTGAGTGGAGCGAGGAGGGATGGGTGAAGGGGCTAAGCTTCATTGAAGGGTACGTAGATAGACTTCCAAATAACGTCAAAGTCCCGCACATGGGGTGGAACACAATTAAGGTAGAGAAAGCTAGTCCATTAATTGATAACGTACCTAGTGGAGCTTACGTCTACTTCGTCCACTCTTACAAGGTTAATATGCACGATAACCGGAGTGTGATCGCAACAACCAACTATGGCGTTGAGTTTCCATCCATAATTGACGTCAAATCACAGATCTTTGGGACACAGTTTCATCCAGAGAAGAGTGGCAAGATAGGTTTAACGATGTTAAAGAACTTTGTCGAGTTAATTAGGCGGTGA
- a CDS encoding 1-(5-phosphoribosyl)-5-[(5-phosphoribosylamino)methylideneamino] imidazole-4-carboxamide isomerase, with amino-acid sequence MKIIPSIDIVSKRVARLYMGDISKTTVYQIKPIDALRRWEREGAEIIHLVDIDAAYGRGSNMETILHLISEASVEVQVAGGIRSLDKALMLIESGAARVVIGTIFIEKPEITEDMIRQLGSDKLIVALDHYEGRVAIRGWEKITDRLLIDEAKRAKEMGFKWILVSSITRDGTLAGIDDRYVELVAKMGELNVIAAGGVSSIEDVEKAKKAGAYGLIIGRALYDGLIDLKEAIKVGKDC; translated from the coding sequence TTGAAAATCATCCCGTCCATAGACATTGTGAGTAAGAGGGTGGCTCGACTCTACATGGGCGACATCAGCAAGACGACGGTGTACCAAATTAAGCCAATAGATGCTCTAAGGCGTTGGGAGCGAGAGGGTGCCGAGATAATTCACTTAGTTGATATAGATGCTGCCTACGGTAGAGGTAGCAACATGGAGACCATACTTCACTTGATATCTGAAGCAAGCGTGGAAGTGCAGGTTGCCGGTGGCATTAGAAGCTTGGATAAGGCGCTCATGCTTATAGAGTCTGGGGCAGCTAGAGTGGTCATAGGCACTATCTTCATAGAGAAGCCAGAAATAACTGAGGATATGATTAGACAGCTAGGTAGTGATAAGTTGATAGTTGCCTTGGATCACTATGAGGGTAGAGTAGCCATTAGGGGCTGGGAGAAGATAACCGATAGACTGCTTATTGATGAGGCTAAGAGAGCCAAGGAGATGGGCTTTAAATGGATACTGGTCTCGTCAATTACAAGAGATGGAACCTTAGCTGGGATAGATGATAGGTATGTTGAGCTGGTCGCTAAAATGGGAGAACTTAACGTCATAGCTGCTGGAGGGGTTTCAAGTATTGAGGATGTTGAGAAGGCGAAGAAGGCTGGAGCATACGGCTTAATAATTGGTAGAGCTCTCTATGATGGGCTAATAGATCTTAAGGAGGCAATAAAGGTAGGGAAGGACTGTTAG
- the lysS gene encoding homocitrate synthase, translated as MTKVLLVDTTLREGEQTPGVNFTVEEKLEIARALDSVGVQMIEAGDPNVSEDVYRAVKLIAREGLSADVIAHCRANVGDVERAISCDVDMVAIFLGVTEAKLKSMRISEDEAVERVVKVVEYAKSHGVKVRFTAEDGTRARYDFLTRICREAVRAGVDRISLPDTVGIMTPWRIRELFERVTRDVPGVEFDCHCHNDLGMAVANALSALEGGATGVHVTVNGIGERAGITSLEVIAVALKVLYGIEVLKLDKLTWLSALVERLSGIVVSPHAPVVGENAFSHKGGVHIAAVLYDPSTYEAFPPDLVGRRREIIVSKYSGKHAVKAKLNELGIQLSEEDVEKVVNVIKGRSDVRTYRDVDLIEIVEKVTGVKLTPEVPSNIEATILVKCEPNVYTTSIARRLASIKEVMEVHEISGDFDIQVRVSAPSITELNECLEKIRMIRGVSGTQTHFILKSLRSIQQKR; from the coding sequence ATAACGAAGGTTTTACTAGTCGATACAACGCTTAGAGAGGGTGAACAAACGCCTGGTGTTAACTTTACGGTTGAGGAGAAGCTAGAGATAGCGAGGGCTCTAGATAGCGTAGGCGTTCAGATGATAGAGGCTGGGGATCCCAATGTGTCTGAGGATGTATATCGAGCTGTTAAGCTAATAGCTAGGGAGGGACTATCGGCTGATGTCATTGCTCACTGTAGAGCGAATGTGGGGGATGTTGAGCGGGCCATATCGTGTGATGTCGATATGGTGGCGATATTTCTCGGCGTCACAGAGGCGAAGCTAAAGTCGATGAGGATTAGTGAAGATGAGGCTGTAGAGAGGGTTGTTAAGGTTGTAGAGTATGCTAAGAGCCATGGAGTTAAGGTACGATTTACAGCAGAGGATGGTACTAGGGCTCGATACGATTTCTTGACTAGAATATGTAGGGAGGCTGTTCGCGCTGGAGTTGATAGAATAAGTTTACCAGATACGGTCGGCATCATGACTCCGTGGAGGATAAGAGAGTTATTCGAGCGGGTTACGAGGGACGTGCCTGGGGTTGAATTCGATTGTCACTGTCATAACGATTTGGGCATGGCTGTAGCTAATGCCTTATCTGCACTAGAGGGAGGGGCCACTGGAGTTCACGTTACAGTCAATGGTATTGGAGAGAGAGCTGGAATTACGAGCCTTGAAGTCATCGCCGTGGCCTTGAAGGTTCTCTATGGAATAGAGGTCCTCAAGCTTGATAAGTTGACCTGGCTATCAGCACTAGTTGAGAGGTTAAGTGGTATTGTTGTCTCACCACATGCACCTGTAGTTGGAGAGAATGCATTCTCTCACAAAGGTGGTGTTCACATAGCAGCAGTGCTCTATGACCCTTCAACTTATGAGGCCTTCCCACCGGATCTTGTTGGTAGGAGGAGAGAGATAATTGTAAGTAAATACTCAGGTAAGCATGCGGTTAAAGCTAAGCTTAATGAGCTTGGTATACAGCTTAGTGAAGAGGACGTAGAGAAGGTAGTTAACGTCATTAAGGGTAGGAGTGACGTAAGAACTTATAGAGATGTAGATCTCATAGAGATCGTAGAGAAGGTTACAGGGGTAAAGTTGACTCCCGAGGTTCCTTCAAATATCGAAGCAACAATACTAGTGAAGTGCGAACCTAATGTCTATACAACGTCCATTGCTAGGAGGTTGGCGTCAATAAAAGAAGTCATGGAGGTTCACGAGATAAGCGGGGATTTCGATATTCAGGTCAGGGTTTCAGCTCCGTCAATAACTGAGTTAAATGAATGCTTAGAGAAAATAAGGATGATAAGAGGGGTGAGTGGTACACAGACTCACTTCATCTTAAAGTCCTTGAGGTCAATACAGCAGAAGAGGTAA
- a CDS encoding 2-isopropylmalate synthase translates to MDKIPFVSEYVRRVASRFKIVDVRIFDTTLREGEQTPGVVFKIDEKLEIARQLDKLGVDTIEAGFPSSSEEEFKAVKSIAGLGLRAEICALARTLKSDVDCCLKADVSAVHTFIGTSEWHLKYKLKMTPEQVIERVVETVEYIKDHGVVCEFSCEDATRTNLEFLIKVYKNAVNAGVDRINVPDTVGVMSPDAMKYLIETLREHINVPISVHCHNDLGMANANALASVVAGASQVHVTVNGLGERAGHAALEVVVVGLEALYGVKTRIKKEYLTEVSRLIEKYSLIYNPPNYPIVGRNAFAHRSGIHVHGVLEEPITYEPFAPEYVGQVRRIVFGKHSGRHGIKALLEQYGIQATEEHLARIAEEVRKLGEQKKAVMEEDVYAIAEAVIGGIPESKRAVTLKELVVVTGNTITPTASVLLKVFDNEIRAAAIGVGPVDASAKAIEKALGVIGHYTLSEFRLEAVTGGTDSLASVEIAIRDPGGSIFKAKAVDKDIVIASVTAFVDAINKAIMFKSIRERRSRGNEGQ, encoded by the coding sequence ATCGATAAAATACCATTCGTGAGTGAGTACGTTAGGAGAGTGGCATCAAGGTTCAAGATCGTTGATGTCAGGATATTTGACACAACGCTTAGAGAGGGTGAGCAAACGCCCGGCGTCGTCTTCAAGATTGACGAGAAACTAGAGATAGCGAGACAGTTGGATAAGCTTGGCGTAGACACTATAGAAGCTGGTTTCCCGTCAAGTTCTGAAGAGGAGTTTAAGGCTGTTAAGAGCATAGCCGGCTTAGGACTTAGAGCAGAAATATGTGCTCTAGCGAGGACATTAAAGTCCGACGTGGACTGCTGCTTAAAGGCCGATGTGAGTGCGGTGCACACATTCATAGGGACCTCCGAGTGGCACCTTAAGTACAAACTTAAAATGACGCCTGAACAGGTCATAGAGAGAGTCGTCGAGACTGTTGAGTACATAAAGGATCATGGCGTTGTCTGCGAATTTTCATGTGAGGATGCTACAAGAACCAATCTTGAGTTCTTAATTAAAGTCTATAAGAATGCTGTTAATGCGGGGGTCGATAGGATAAACGTGCCAGACACCGTTGGGGTCATGTCACCCGATGCAATGAAATACTTAATAGAGACTCTTAGAGAGCACATTAACGTCCCGATATCGGTTCACTGTCACAACGACTTAGGTATGGCCAACGCCAACGCCTTGGCCTCCGTTGTTGCCGGTGCAAGTCAAGTCCACGTTACAGTCAATGGTTTAGGTGAGAGAGCAGGGCATGCAGCACTAGAGGTGGTTGTCGTGGGTCTCGAAGCGCTCTATGGCGTGAAGACTAGAATTAAGAAAGAGTACTTAACAGAGGTGAGCAGGCTCATAGAGAAGTATAGCTTAATCTACAATCCACCAAACTACCCGATAGTTGGTAGAAATGCTTTTGCACATAGATCAGGAATACACGTCCACGGGGTATTGGAGGAGCCCATAACATACGAGCCCTTCGCGCCAGAGTACGTGGGTCAGGTGAGAAGGATAGTCTTCGGTAAGCATAGCGGGCGGCATGGCATAAAGGCTCTGCTAGAACAGTACGGAATTCAAGCGACGGAAGAACACTTAGCAAGAATAGCTGAAGAAGTTAGGAAGCTTGGTGAGCAGAAAAAGGCCGTCATGGAGGAGGACGTCTATGCCATTGCTGAAGCAGTAATCGGGGGAATACCAGAGAGTAAGAGAGCAGTTACTTTGAAGGAGCTTGTCGTAGTCACTGGAAACACAATTACCCCCACAGCGTCCGTCCTTTTAAAAGTCTTTGACAACGAGATTAGGGCTGCTGCCATTGGTGTTGGACCGGTTGATGCTTCAGCTAAGGCCATAGAGAAGGCATTAGGGGTTATAGGTCACTATACCTTAAGTGAGTTTAGGCTTGAAGCCGTGACTGGAGGGACCGATAGCTTAGCGAGTGTTGAGATAGCAATAAGAGATCCTGGAGGCTCTATATTTAAGGCAAAGGCTGTCGATAAAGATATAGTGATAGCTTCTGTGACTGCTTTTGTAGACGCGATAAACAAGGCAATAATGTTTAAGAGTATCAGGGAGAGGCGGAGTAGGGGGAACGAGGGTCAATAA
- the hisG gene encoding ATP phosphoribosyltransferase, producing MRRIRLAIPSKGRLQKPSLDLLARAGLKVSTESRTYITKTDDVEVVFARAADIPVYVHFGAVDMGITGHDLVLERGVDVYELLDLGFGWCKMIVAVPVHSNINSIYELPQGSRIATSFPRITSHYFNSLGLKVEVVEVEGSVEVAPHLGLADAIVDLSSTGKTLKENNLKEIAVILESTARLICNKISFRVREDEVTRIVETLRERL from the coding sequence TTGAGACGTATTAGACTTGCCATTCCGAGTAAGGGGAGGCTTCAAAAGCCATCGCTTGATCTTCTCGCGCGAGCAGGCTTAAAGGTTAGCACGGAGAGCAGAACTTACATCACGAAGACTGATGATGTCGAAGTAGTCTTTGCGAGGGCTGCCGATATACCCGTCTATGTGCACTTCGGCGCCGTTGACATGGGGATTACGGGGCACGACCTGGTCTTGGAGAGGGGAGTTGACGTATACGAGCTTTTAGACCTAGGCTTTGGATGGTGCAAGATGATCGTAGCGGTTCCAGTGCACTCAAACATAAATAGCATATATGAACTCCCTCAAGGCTCACGTATTGCCACGAGCTTTCCAAGAATAACCTCGCACTACTTCAATAGCTTAGGGTTAAAGGTTGAGGTCGTGGAGGTTGAGGGCTCAGTAGAAGTAGCCCCTCACCTTGGCCTTGCTGATGCCATAGTTGATTTATCGTCAACGGGCAAGACTTTAAAGGAGAACAACCTCAAAGAGATAGCAGTCATCCTAGAGAGCACTGCTAGATTGATATGCAATAAGATCTCGTTTAGGGTTCGAGAAGATGAGGTAACTAGGATTGTTGAGACATTGAGGGAGCGTCTATGA
- the hisD gene encoding histidinol dehydrogenase — MRIVDLREQKVEVTRRIKDRGLERFEEALESVKLIVSDVRIRGDEAIKLYERRFSKVACDYDIRVSRGEIEDAYNLVDEDFIEALKVAIDVVRSFHEEEKPRPWIKEVIKGVKAGIIPRPVDIAGIYVPGGRAPYPSSVIMTVIPAQVAGVSRIIACSPPGPDGRLNHFTLVALNEVGVREIYKVGGAQAIAAMAYGTESIPKVDIIAGPGNIYVTAAKYLVSNIVGIDVLAGPSELLVVADDSVDSRLVAIDLASQAEHDPLSQIALASTRLDVIDKVINELKPLARENSIVNEVVNKSFIAAHGDVEDIVEFVNAYAPEHLQLMVSDPSKYIEKIRSAGTILVGPKTPTALSDYCAGPSHVLPTGGSSKFRSGLSTLTFTKLIHYVEVEKPSREVYEAAKKLAEAEGFKFHAEAIRRRLNGL, encoded by the coding sequence ATGAGGATAGTGGATTTAAGAGAGCAGAAGGTTGAGGTTACGAGGAGGATTAAGGATAGAGGCCTTGAGAGGTTCGAAGAGGCACTCGAATCAGTCAAGCTCATAGTGAGTGATGTTAGGATTCGTGGAGATGAAGCTATTAAGCTCTACGAGAGGAGGTTCTCAAAAGTAGCATGTGACTATGACATTAGGGTTTCGCGGGGAGAGATCGAGGACGCGTACAATCTAGTTGACGAGGACTTTATTGAAGCCTTGAAGGTGGCTATAGATGTGGTCAGGAGCTTCCACGAGGAGGAGAAGCCTAGGCCTTGGATCAAAGAGGTCATTAAGGGGGTTAAGGCTGGAATCATACCAAGACCAGTTGATATAGCTGGCATATACGTTCCAGGTGGTCGTGCGCCATACCCTTCATCCGTCATAATGACAGTGATTCCAGCACAAGTAGCTGGTGTGAGTAGGATAATTGCTTGCTCCCCTCCAGGGCCCGATGGGAGGTTAAACCACTTCACCCTAGTAGCTCTCAATGAGGTTGGTGTAAGAGAGATCTACAAGGTTGGCGGAGCTCAAGCCATAGCAGCCATGGCCTATGGGACCGAGAGCATACCTAAAGTTGACATTATAGCTGGTCCAGGAAACATCTACGTAACAGCAGCAAAGTACCTAGTCAGCAACATAGTCGGCATAGATGTCTTAGCTGGTCCAAGTGAGTTACTAGTGGTAGCTGATGATAGTGTTGATTCAAGGCTAGTGGCGATAGACTTGGCATCGCAGGCAGAGCACGACCCACTATCTCAGATAGCCTTGGCCTCAACGAGGCTAGACGTTATAGACAAAGTCATTAATGAACTGAAACCTCTAGCGCGTGAGAACTCAATAGTCAATGAAGTTGTGAACAAGTCCTTTATAGCTGCGCACGGTGATGTAGAGGACATAGTGGAGTTTGTCAATGCCTATGCCCCAGAGCACCTTCAACTAATGGTTTCAGACCCATCAAAATACATTGAAAAGATAAGGTCTGCGGGCACAATTCTGGTTGGACCTAAGACCCCCACGGCTCTAAGCGATTACTGTGCGGGTCCGAGCCACGTCCTACCAACAGGTGGTAGCTCTAAGTTCAGGAGCGGTCTCTCAACACTAACCTTCACCAAACTCATACACTACGTTGAGGTGGAGAAGCCTAGTAGAGAGGTCTATGAGGCAGCCAAGAAGCTTGCTGAAGCAGAGGGCTTCAAGTTTCACGCGGAAGCCATAAGGAGGAGGTTGAATGGGCTTTGA